In Irregularibacter muris, one DNA window encodes the following:
- a CDS encoding GNAT family N-acetyltransferase: MVKNLRLETKNLIVRPYTKEDAKNLYDTLNDENILKYIPEEPISMEQAQNAIDWLISNYDIDLDSDYKYSFAIEAKETNDYVGWCGFGYLDYDKSQKEIYFTLKSKYWGQGLATEASKTLIDYIFNELELKKLVAVVKPENRASQKVIEKLGFEYEGVVENLPEEFSFYEGERYYTLKG; the protein is encoded by the coding sequence ATGGTAAAGAATTTAAGGTTAGAGACTAAAAATTTGATTGTTAGGCCATATACAAAGGAGGATGCTAAAAATTTATATGATACATTAAATGATGAGAATATTTTGAAATATATTCCCGAGGAGCCAATAAGTATGGAGCAGGCTCAAAACGCAATTGATTGGCTCATTTCGAATTATGATATAGACTTGGATTCAGATTACAAGTATAGTTTTGCAATTGAAGCAAAGGAAACTAACGACTATGTAGGATGGTGTGGCTTTGGATATCTTGATTACGATAAAAGTCAAAAGGAGATATATTTTACCCTAAAGAGCAAATATTGGGGTCAGGGATTAGCTACCGAGGCTTCAAAGACTCTTATAGATTATATTTTTAATGAGTTAGAGCTTAAAAAACTAGTGGCAGTAGTGAAGCCAGAGAATAGAGCTTCTCAGAAAGTCATTGAAAAGCTTGGATTTGAATATGAAGGTGTGGTTGAAAACCTACCAGAAGAGTTTAGTTTTTATGAAGGAGAACGGTATTATACCTTAAAAGGATAA
- a CDS encoding RNA helicase domain-containing protein yields the protein MTNYNFHDLLEPMEFQDLVRDIVQVRDNIFLESFKEGADQGIDGLLYDKHRKIVLQVKRYNLSYSKLLYILKTEELPKVRKLRPTRYILGISMDFLYSQKEEIRELFEGYIEDTNDIISAKDMNNLLGIPKYKFIEKNYTKLWLPSIEIMSDLLEQSVHKGRIRESEYELKMALRTAKFYVQTKMYKRALKKLEKNNVVIISGEPGMGKTAMAYMLAISFLQMDATSGFVWVNSIDDVYASIKDEEAKQAFILDDFWGSVLYDGARNNEERRLEKLILRISKMKNKKMILTSREYILQQGLYKSLTLNKLIDNLKLQCTLEEYSDSEKAKILFHHLKASDLEIDYIKAIYFRCDKIVYHQSYNPRVIDLFLSNSDEREVSSYDYAESLIYYLDYPYEFWRDIFLNLSEEAKILAMIMMISYTPIRIDDLKLSYSKYLLNHSMNLNLKNFNDCISELEQTVIKTYWDEDEQDIRVEFRNPSIGDFLYEYIGNNLEQYVLRLLKISAFYNQVLYIFEHFCENACSEITILVEEKCINDFNTLPMRIADYGDLDGDFEIYHDDEDHALNRVFHLIRLCDRHKNIVLYNFLQEYIHDYCKSMGRNEFYANYFELLEFPRVIKRFCLKGMKFDGSSIIENYYRSIYNIEHYMAMDEFEEVFKDEYSIFKEKNQSEIKNNIKTIILESLDYFDIEDMFVQMDMLIDSIPDILKKYGLRYTKGFKKDIFNIAGRVYEPENKKTLSDRSDIEIEEAENEIDYKQVIYESYEWLFGNEMYSLNDDEILSRVHESNLSDKIKLELKTIIKDRRPWYIYEYLSIESSLEKFILLWTEEGLDFIPHDINIFFYSILYTMVKKDSGIAKKLVGFCAEFYFNIFHQDEAIISEKSFRESNLYSFYIKDDEAFENFIFQTILRKSENWIIVENELLMIYCFVKVVSSDSEDNYYYSTLFSGNFDKVQIKSLHSGIYDTSYGYFEYMGYTFRNHKLERIIFRLFEEIDTFNFNYKHVYVVFSEFLDTLNMTNNDSKVLSLLEKIELSVEILPSGEIDSTNMVICDALSAAEYLDIGDIIDMWLIELTEEQINLLWKRKNICKKNGDKYIVEVYKERDISILKQLKLYGVVLELLKQIEKIHLKFLEGDYSNILYDKD from the coding sequence ATGACAAATTATAATTTTCATGATTTATTGGAACCAATGGAATTTCAAGATTTAGTTCGCGATATTGTTCAAGTTAGAGACAATATATTTTTAGAGTCATTTAAGGAAGGAGCCGATCAGGGAATTGATGGTTTACTTTATGATAAACATAGAAAAATTGTTTTGCAGGTGAAACGGTATAATCTGAGCTATTCTAAATTATTATACATTTTAAAGACAGAGGAGTTACCAAAGGTAAGGAAGCTAAGGCCAACTAGGTATATTCTAGGTATATCTATGGATTTTTTATATTCACAAAAAGAAGAAATCAGAGAACTATTTGAAGGTTATATTGAAGATACCAATGATATAATTAGTGCAAAAGACATGAATAACCTTTTAGGAATACCTAAATACAAATTTATAGAGAAAAATTATACAAAACTTTGGTTACCTAGTATTGAAATTATGTCAGATTTACTTGAACAGTCTGTTCATAAAGGAAGAATTCGAGAATCGGAGTATGAACTTAAAATGGCTTTAAGGACAGCTAAATTCTATGTACAAACTAAAATGTACAAGAGAGCACTAAAAAAACTAGAGAAAAATAATGTTGTTATTATTTCGGGAGAACCTGGTATGGGAAAAACAGCTATGGCATATATGCTTGCTATTTCATTTTTACAAATGGATGCAACTTCAGGATTTGTATGGGTCAATTCAATAGATGATGTTTATGCTAGCATAAAAGATGAAGAAGCAAAACAAGCATTTATTTTAGATGATTTTTGGGGAAGTGTTTTATATGATGGAGCAAGAAATAATGAAGAACGACGCTTAGAAAAATTAATTTTACGAATATCTAAAATGAAAAATAAAAAAATGATTTTAACATCAAGGGAATATATATTGCAACAAGGATTATATAAATCTTTAACTTTAAATAAATTGATAGATAATCTTAAATTACAATGTACCTTAGAGGAATATAGTGATTCTGAGAAAGCAAAAATTTTGTTTCATCATCTAAAAGCTTCAGATTTAGAAATAGATTATATTAAAGCAATCTATTTTAGATGCGACAAAATTGTATATCATCAAAGCTACAATCCTCGCGTAATTGACTTGTTTCTTTCGAACAGTGATGAGAGAGAAGTTTCTTCTTATGATTATGCTGAATCCCTAATATATTATCTTGATTATCCATATGAATTTTGGAGAGATATTTTTCTAAATCTATCTGAAGAGGCTAAGATCCTTGCTATGATAATGATGATTTCTTATACTCCTATTAGGATTGATGATCTAAAGCTTTCATATTCAAAGTATTTATTAAATCATTCAATGAATTTAAATTTAAAGAACTTTAATGATTGTATTTCCGAGTTAGAACAAACAGTAATAAAGACTTACTGGGATGAAGATGAGCAGGATATTAGAGTAGAATTTCGAAATCCATCGATTGGAGACTTTTTATATGAGTACATAGGAAATAATCTTGAGCAATATGTACTAAGATTATTGAAAATAAGTGCTTTTTATAACCAAGTCTTATATATTTTTGAGCATTTCTGTGAGAATGCATGTAGTGAAATAACTATATTGGTAGAAGAAAAGTGTATAAATGATTTTAATACTTTACCAATGAGAATAGCAGATTATGGTGATTTAGATGGTGATTTTGAAATTTATCATGATGATGAGGATCATGCATTAAATAGGGTATTCCATTTAATTCGTCTTTGCGATAGACATAAAAACATTGTTTTATATAATTTTCTGCAAGAATATATTCATGATTATTGTAAAAGCATGGGTAGGAATGAGTTCTATGCTAATTATTTTGAATTACTTGAATTTCCAAGGGTAATTAAAAGATTTTGTTTAAAAGGGATGAAATTTGATGGTAGTTCAATTATTGAAAACTATTATAGAAGTATATATAATATAGAACATTATATGGCCATGGACGAGTTTGAAGAAGTTTTCAAAGATGAATATAGTATATTTAAAGAAAAAAATCAGAGCGAAATAAAAAATAATATAAAAACTATTATTTTGGAAAGCCTTGATTATTTCGATATAGAAGATATGTTTGTTCAGATGGATATGTTGATTGATTCTATCCCTGATATTCTAAAAAAATATGGATTAAGATATACTAAAGGGTTTAAAAAAGATATTTTTAATATAGCAGGAAGGGTTTATGAACCTGAGAATAAAAAAACATTATCAGATAGGAGTGATATAGAAATAGAAGAAGCTGAAAATGAAATAGATTACAAACAAGTAATATATGAATCTTATGAATGGCTTTTCGGGAATGAAATGTATTCCTTGAATGATGATGAAATTCTTTCTAGGGTGCATGAAAGCAATCTATCAGATAAGATAAAACTTGAATTAAAGACTATAATTAAGGATAGGAGACCTTGGTATATTTATGAGTATTTATCTATAGAGAGTTCTTTAGAGAAATTTATATTATTATGGACAGAAGAGGGATTAGATTTTATCCCACATGATATTAATATCTTTTTTTATTCTATTTTATATACAATGGTAAAAAAAGATTCTGGAATAGCAAAAAAATTAGTAGGATTTTGTGCGGAGTTTTATTTTAATATTTTTCATCAAGATGAAGCAATAATTTCAGAAAAAAGTTTCAGGGAAAGTAATCTATATAGTTTCTATATCAAAGACGATGAGGCTTTTGAAAATTTCATTTTCCAAACTATTTTAAGGAAAAGTGAAAATTGGATAATTGTTGAAAATGAATTATTGATGATTTATTGCTTTGTTAAGGTGGTATCAAGTGACAGTGAAGATAATTATTATTATAGTACTTTATTCTCGGGGAATTTTGATAAAGTACAAATAAAAAGTTTGCATTCTGGAATCTATGATACTTCATATGGATATTTTGAATATATGGGTTATACGTTTAGAAATCATAAATTAGAGAGAATAATATTTAGGCTTTTCGAGGAAATTGATACATTTAATTTTAATTATAAACATGTATATGTAGTATTTAGTGAATTTCTTGATACTCTTAATATGACAAATAATGATAGTAAAGTCTTGTCACTATTAGAAAAAATAGAACTAAGTGTTGAGATATTGCCTTCAGGTGAAATTGATTCAACTAATATGGTTATTTGTGACGCATTAAGTGCTGCTGAATATTTGGATATTGGGGATATTATAGATATGTGGCTAATTGAATTAACAGAAGAACAGATAAATTTATTATGGAAACGAAAAAATATTTGCAAGAAAAATGGAGACAAATATATTGTTGAAGTTTATAAAGAAAGGGATATTTCGATTTTAAAACAACTCAAATTGTATGGAGTAGTATTAGAGCTGTTGAAACAAATAGAAAAAATTCATTTGAAGTTTTTAGAGGGAGATTACTCGAATATTTTATATGATAAAGATTGA